CATCGAAGGAGCAAGAGAAGTTATTGAGTATTTAAAATCAAAGAACGTTCCCTTTGTATTCCTCACTAACAATTCCACTAGAAATGCGGAGATGTATAGAGAAAAGCTTCTTAAATTGGGAATTGATGTTGAAGAAGAGCGAATAATTACTTCTGGCTATGCAACTGCCCGCTATCTGCAGAAGCACTTTAAAAAAGGCAAAGT
The nucleotide sequence above comes from Thermococcus sp. LS1. Encoded proteins:
- a CDS encoding HAD hydrolase family protein, whose product is MIGIIFDMDGVIYRGNTLIEGAREVIEYLKSKNVPFVFLTNNSTRNAEMYREKLLKLGIDVEEERIITSGYATARYLQKHFKKGKV